One genomic window of Elaeis guineensis isolate ETL-2024a chromosome 2, EG11, whole genome shotgun sequence includes the following:
- the LOC105051048 gene encoding DNA repair protein RAD16 isoform X1: MPRRSRNPRNGGKRRMKDPGFSDHDSFSASDSDFVIDLDDEEFEDNEEEAEPMPVPAPPPPPPPAPAPAPSVGEIGGVGSDRRSKRRYLNRKSRGGKDKGKSPLFWEMWEEENEKWVDDFLAEEIHREQWSCPRTEISLAETVEPSPDIILPLLRFQKEWLAWALKQEDSDIRGGILADEMGMGKTIQAISLVLTARFLQTRTIGGATSSDMGSSSMSSLPRTKCTLVICPVVAVIQWVGEIERYTKNGSTRVLVYHGAKRSNTDYDFNNFDFVLTTYSTIESDYRKHMMPPKLKCEYCDKSFYPNKMKVHLKYYCGPYAQKTEKQSKQVSKKKKYSSADDEKCKGKRKEGHKRENQDEFLSCSEDEKGKRKNKRDSKTRKQDKPAENTLGSSEGKSILHSWKWQRIILDEAHFIKDRRCNTAKAVFALESLYKWALSGTPLQNRVGELYSLVRFLQILPYSYYFCRDCDCKFLDYRTSTCADCPHSTTRHFCLWNKCITKPIQNLSTFEEGRRAMILLRERVLKSIVLRRTKKGRAADLALPPRLVTLRRDTLDRNEQEFYEALYTESRIQFDTYVKAGTLMNNYAHIFDLLTRLRQAVDHPYLVIYSKTAETPKGSKDDTVKDNCGICHDPAEDLVMEEIRGMVENDGSAKGIVFSQFTSFLDLIGFSLQRSGIKCVQLVGSMSIPEREKAIQSFTDDVDCKIFLMSLKAGGVALNLTVASYVFLMDPWWNPAVERQAQDRIHRIGQYKPIKSVRFVIEDSIEERILKLQEKKELVFEGTIGNSSDAMGKLTEADLRFLFHI; this comes from the exons ATGCCTCGCAGAAGCCGGAACCCTAGAAATG GGGGGAAGCGGCGAATGAAAGACCCGGGCTTCTCCGATCATGACTCCTTCTCCGCTTCGGATTCCGATTTCGTCATCGATTTGGACGACGAGGAGTTCGAAGACAACGAGGAGGAAGCAGAACCGATGCCGGTGCCGGCACCACCGCCACCGCCACCGCCGGCGCCGGCGCCGGCGCCGTCTGTTGGAGAAATTGGTGGTGTCGGAAGCGATCGACGGAGCAAGCGAAGGTATTTGAACAGGAAGAGCAGGGGTGGGAAGGACAAGGGGAAATCCCCTTTGTTTTGGGAGATGTGGGAGGAGGAAAATGAGAAGTGGGTGGACGATTTCCTGGCAGAAGAAATCCATCGTGAGCAGTGGAGCTGTCCCCGGACAGAAATTTCGTTGGCAGAGACGGTGGAGCCGTCCCCGGACATCATCCTTCCCCTCCTCAGGTTCCAAAAAGAGTGGCTTGCCTGGGCTTTGAAGCAGGAGGATTCTGACATCAGAGGGGGGATTCTGGCCGACGAGATGGGCATGGGCAAGACCATCCAAGCCATTTCCCTCGTCCTCACTGCCCGCTTTCTCCAGACGCGTACTATCGGTGGGGCCACAAGTTCTGATATGGGCTCTTCCTCGATGTCTTCGCTCCCAAGGACCAAATGCACCCTTGTCATCTGCCCTGTGGTTGCGGTGATCCAGTGGGTGGGGGAGATTGAGAGGTACACAAAAAATGGGAGCACCAGGGTGCTGGTCTATCACGGGGCAAAAAGATCGAACACTGATTATGATTTCAACAACTTTGATTTCGTACTGACAACGTACTCGACGATCGAGTCTGACTATAGGAAACACATGATGCCGCCCAAGTTGAAGTGCGAGTATTGCGATAAGTCATTCTACCCTAACAAGATGAAGGTTCACTTGAAGTACTACTGTGGGCCTTATGCTCAAAAGACAGAAAAACAATCAAAGCAAGTGAGCAAGAAGAAGAAGTATTCATCTGCGGATGATGAAAAATGTAAAGGGAAGAGGAAGGAAGGTCATAAGAGAGAGAACCAAGACGAATTTCTGTCTTGCTCAGAAGATGAGAAGGGTAAAAGGAAGAACAAGAGAGACTCCAAGACTAGGAAGCAAGACAAGCCAGCCGAAAATACTTTAGGCTCATCCGAAGGAAAATCAATTCTGCATTCTTGGAAGTGGCAACGTATTATTTTAGATGAG GCTCATTTCATAAAAGACAGACGTTGCAATACTGCAAAAGCTGTTTTTGCTTTAGAATCTCTATATAAGTGGGCATTAAGTGGCACTCCTCTACAAAATCGAGTTGGAGAACTTTACTCACTG GTTCGCTTTTTGCAAATTCTTCCTTATTCATATTATTTCTGCAGGGATTGTGATTGTAAGTTTCTTGATTATCG TACAAGCACATGCGCTGACTGTCCTCATTCTACTACAAGGCACTTTTGCTTGTGGAACAAA TGTATAACCAAGCCCATACAAAATTTATCGACATTTGAAGAGGGCCGAAGAGCCATGATTTTGCTTAGGGAGAGAGTTCTGAAAAGCATAGTGCTAAGGCGTACGAAGAAAGGCAGAGCTGCAGATCTTGCACTTCCTCCAAGACTT GTTACCTTGAGGAGAGATACTCTGGACAGAAATGAACAAGAGTTCTATGAAGCATTATATACTGAAAGCCGTATACAGTTTGATAC ATATGTCAAAGCTGGAACCTTGATGAACAATTATGCGCACATTTTTGATCTCCTTACACGGTTGCGGCAG GCAGTTGACCATCCATACCTGGTGATATATTCTAAAACTGCTGAAACACCCAAAGGAAGCAAAGATGATACTGTGAAAGACAATTGTGGTATTTGTCATGATCCAGCAGAAGATCTGGTG ATGGAAGAGATAAGAGGCATGGTTGAAAATGATGGTTCTGCAAAAGGAATCGTATTCAGCCAGTTTACATcatttttggatttgattggtttCTCCCTCCAAAGG TCTGGCATTAAGTGTGTTCAGTTGGTGGGAAGCATGAGTATTCCTGAGAGAGAGAAAGCTATACAGTCATTCACTGATGATGTGGATTGCAAGATTTTTCTCATGAGCTTGAAAGCTGGAGGGGTGGCCCTCAATCTCACTGTGGCATCATAT GTTTTTTTGATGGATCCGTGGTGGAACCCAGCAGTGGAACGTCAGGCTCAAGATCGAATCCACCGAATCGGGCAATATAAGCCAATCAA ATCTGTGAGATTTGTGATCGAGGACAGCATTGAGGAACGGATATTGAAGTTGCAAGAGAAGAAGGAGCTGGTGTTTGAAGG GACCATAGGTAACTCTTCTGATGCCATGGGAAAGCTAACAGAAGCAGACTTGCGGTTTTTATTCCACATTTGA
- the LOC105051048 gene encoding DNA repair protein RAD16 isoform X2, whose translation MPRRSRNPRNGGKRRMKDPGFSDHDSFSASDSDFVIDLDDEEFEDNEEEAEPMPVPAPPPPPPPAPAPAPSVGEIGGVGSDRRSKRRYLNRKSRGGKDKGKSPLFWEMWEEENEKWVDDFLAEEIHREQWSCPRTEISLAETVEPSPDIILPLLRFQKEWLAWALKQEDSDIRGGILADEMGMGKTIQAISLVLTARFLQTRTIGGATSSDMGSSSMSSLPRTKCTLVICPVVAVIQWVGEIERYTKNGSTRVLVYHGAKRSNTDYDFNNFDFVLTTYSTIESDYRKHMMPPKLKCEYCDKSFYPNKMKVHLKYYCGPYAQKTEKQSKQVSKKKKYSSADDEKCKGKRKEGHKRENQDEFLSCSEDEKGKRKNKRDSKTRKQDKPAENTLGSSEGKSILHSWKWQRIILDEAHFIKDRRCNTAKAVFALESLYKWALSGTPLQNRVGELYSLVRFLQILPYSYYFCRDCDCKFLDYRTSTCADCPHSTTRHFCLWNKCITKPIQNLSTFEEGRRAMILLRERVLKSIVLRRTKKGRAADLALPPRLVTLRRDTLDRNEQEFYEALYTESRIQFDTYVKAGTLMNNYAHIFDLLTRLRQAVDHPYLVIYSKTAETPKGSKDDTVKDNCGICHDPAEDLVVTSCEHVFCKACLIDYSSALGNVSCPTCSKHLTVDLTTKNSAEKLSQTTIKGYKRWGILNRLNHIGDFKSSTKIDALMEEIRGMVENDGSAKGIVFSQFTSFLDLIGFSLQRSGIKCVQLVGSMSIPEREKAIQSFTDDVDCKIFLMSLKAGGVALNLTVASYVFLMDPWWNPAVERQAQDRIHRIGQYKPIKSVRFVIEDSIEERILKLQEKKELVFEGTIGNSSDAMGKLTEADLRFLFHI comes from the exons ATGCCTCGCAGAAGCCGGAACCCTAGAAATG GGGGGAAGCGGCGAATGAAAGACCCGGGCTTCTCCGATCATGACTCCTTCTCCGCTTCGGATTCCGATTTCGTCATCGATTTGGACGACGAGGAGTTCGAAGACAACGAGGAGGAAGCAGAACCGATGCCGGTGCCGGCACCACCGCCACCGCCACCGCCGGCGCCGGCGCCGGCGCCGTCTGTTGGAGAAATTGGTGGTGTCGGAAGCGATCGACGGAGCAAGCGAAGGTATTTGAACAGGAAGAGCAGGGGTGGGAAGGACAAGGGGAAATCCCCTTTGTTTTGGGAGATGTGGGAGGAGGAAAATGAGAAGTGGGTGGACGATTTCCTGGCAGAAGAAATCCATCGTGAGCAGTGGAGCTGTCCCCGGACAGAAATTTCGTTGGCAGAGACGGTGGAGCCGTCCCCGGACATCATCCTTCCCCTCCTCAGGTTCCAAAAAGAGTGGCTTGCCTGGGCTTTGAAGCAGGAGGATTCTGACATCAGAGGGGGGATTCTGGCCGACGAGATGGGCATGGGCAAGACCATCCAAGCCATTTCCCTCGTCCTCACTGCCCGCTTTCTCCAGACGCGTACTATCGGTGGGGCCACAAGTTCTGATATGGGCTCTTCCTCGATGTCTTCGCTCCCAAGGACCAAATGCACCCTTGTCATCTGCCCTGTGGTTGCGGTGATCCAGTGGGTGGGGGAGATTGAGAGGTACACAAAAAATGGGAGCACCAGGGTGCTGGTCTATCACGGGGCAAAAAGATCGAACACTGATTATGATTTCAACAACTTTGATTTCGTACTGACAACGTACTCGACGATCGAGTCTGACTATAGGAAACACATGATGCCGCCCAAGTTGAAGTGCGAGTATTGCGATAAGTCATTCTACCCTAACAAGATGAAGGTTCACTTGAAGTACTACTGTGGGCCTTATGCTCAAAAGACAGAAAAACAATCAAAGCAAGTGAGCAAGAAGAAGAAGTATTCATCTGCGGATGATGAAAAATGTAAAGGGAAGAGGAAGGAAGGTCATAAGAGAGAGAACCAAGACGAATTTCTGTCTTGCTCAGAAGATGAGAAGGGTAAAAGGAAGAACAAGAGAGACTCCAAGACTAGGAAGCAAGACAAGCCAGCCGAAAATACTTTAGGCTCATCCGAAGGAAAATCAATTCTGCATTCTTGGAAGTGGCAACGTATTATTTTAGATGAG GCTCATTTCATAAAAGACAGACGTTGCAATACTGCAAAAGCTGTTTTTGCTTTAGAATCTCTATATAAGTGGGCATTAAGTGGCACTCCTCTACAAAATCGAGTTGGAGAACTTTACTCACTG GTTCGCTTTTTGCAAATTCTTCCTTATTCATATTATTTCTGCAGGGATTGTGATTGTAAGTTTCTTGATTATCG TACAAGCACATGCGCTGACTGTCCTCATTCTACTACAAGGCACTTTTGCTTGTGGAACAAA TGTATAACCAAGCCCATACAAAATTTATCGACATTTGAAGAGGGCCGAAGAGCCATGATTTTGCTTAGGGAGAGAGTTCTGAAAAGCATAGTGCTAAGGCGTACGAAGAAAGGCAGAGCTGCAGATCTTGCACTTCCTCCAAGACTT GTTACCTTGAGGAGAGATACTCTGGACAGAAATGAACAAGAGTTCTATGAAGCATTATATACTGAAAGCCGTATACAGTTTGATAC ATATGTCAAAGCTGGAACCTTGATGAACAATTATGCGCACATTTTTGATCTCCTTACACGGTTGCGGCAG GCAGTTGACCATCCATACCTGGTGATATATTCTAAAACTGCTGAAACACCCAAAGGAAGCAAAGATGATACTGTGAAAGACAATTGTGGTATTTGTCATGATCCAGCAGAAGATCTGGTG GTTACCTCTTGCGAGCATGTATTTTGTAAGGCATGTTTGATTGATTACTCTTCAGCTCTGGGGAATGTATCATGTCCAACGTGTTCTAAACACCTTACTGTTGACTTAACAACAAAGAACTCTGCTGAAAAGTTGTCTCAAACAACCATCAAGGGTTATAAGCGCTGGGGAATATTAAACAGACTTAATCATATAGGAGACTTTAAGTCGAGTACAAAAATTGACGCACTG ATGGAAGAGATAAGAGGCATGGTTGAAAATGATGGTTCTGCAAAAGGAATCGTATTCAGCCAGTTTACATcatttttggatttgattggtttCTCCCTCCAAAGG TCTGGCATTAAGTGTGTTCAGTTGGTGGGAAGCATGAGTATTCCTGAGAGAGAGAAAGCTATACAGTCATTCACTGATGATGTGGATTGCAAGATTTTTCTCATGAGCTTGAAAGCTGGAGGGGTGGCCCTCAATCTCACTGTGGCATCATAT GTTTTTTTGATGGATCCGTGGTGGAACCCAGCAGTGGAACGTCAGGCTCAAGATCGAATCCACCGAATCGGGCAATATAAGCCAATCAA ATCTGTGAGATTTGTGATCGAGGACAGCATTGAGGAACGGATATTGAAGTTGCAAGAGAAGAAGGAGCTGGTGTTTGAAGG GACCATAGGTAACTCTTCTGATGCCATGGGAAAGCTAACAGAAGCAGACTTGCGGTTTTTATTCCACATTTGA